Part of the Drosophila santomea strain STO CAGO 1482 chromosome 2L, Prin_Dsan_1.1, whole genome shotgun sequence genome is shown below.
ACAACAACTCTTTTCTTCAGATGCATCTTCATCCAACGAGGCAGTTCATCTGCAGCAGCGGCTCAAAAGCCTGAGCACCGAGCTGGTTACTCTGCGAAATCGACTGCACGTGGGCCATGGACCCGGTCAGGGTCAGAGCCAGGGAAATGGCGCTCAGCCGGTGCCGCCAGGTCCCAATGCGGGTCCCAAGACCAACAACTTTGACCTGAACGCGTCAAGTCCGAATCTCAACCTGAGCTCCAGCGGCGCAGGACTCTCAGCCACCGCCGTTCAGCAGCACGCCAATGGACATCACACGACATCGAAGGTATGTTGGACAGCAAAAAGTCATCCTAAAGATGGATTTTGAAGTATTTGAACAAACCAAAAGAGTTTAATAAAGAACAAGTTTTTCCACACTTGACTTCTGAGGCGGAGTCTAGTACATGCCTTTCTGAAGTCGTCTTAACCTTACATAaagatttatttctttatttatttcttttcccCGCTAATACAGAATCACAGCTTCAGCCACACATTGCCTGCGAACTCGGGCTCCGGAGGAGGCGCTGGAGGGGGCGCAGTGGTGTCGGCGCGGAACACCTCGATTCCACACCCACTTCCGCACCAGCTGGCCGAGAAGCCGAGTCTGCCGCATCAGCAGAGTGGCAGCGGACATGGCCAGTCCGCTGGGACACTGCCGCACATGAGCGGCATGGGAAGTATCCTGGGGCAAGGTTCCCACTCCCATGCGCCggtcaacaacaacagcaacggcaacagcaacaactccAACACATTGCCCATGCGCTCCTCGAACTCTGGACACCTGGGCAGCAATGGCGGAGGCGTTGGACACCATctcagccacgcccacagccaGCAATTGCCATTCATCCCGCAGTCGAAGCACACGAATCCCTGCCAGAGTGTGAAGACTCTGCCCTTTGGATTCGGCTACTCCGAGGGTCAGCAGAaggtgcagcagcaaaagcagccgCCGCAGGCCAACTCCTCGCCCAAGGACATGCAGGATCTGATCCACTTGTCGGGACCGCTCACCGAGCACGCCGTCATGCGAACGCTGCAGGCCCGCTTCAATGAACAGCGGTACTTTGTGAGTATTAGCGGGATCCGCCCCTGTGAATCACTTGTGTCCACGCAGAGCAACAGAAACCATTTGGAACCGGTCCGGGGATCTACACTAGACGGCACTCTACGGCAATTATGCTGATAGTTTGTCATTAAAGCCCAACTCCGCTCCGTTTGCACTCAGCCTCAGATTAACTGCTAATTTCGACAATTACTCGGCGGAAGGCCGCGGAAGTCGATATGATCTAGTCTTGGTCCCCTTGGGGAACCGGAGTTTGACAACCGGAGCTGCGGATGAGGTGTGAGCAGTTGGATCGGGTTTTGCACATTTGCTGGGGCAGTGTTTACTCAATTAATGGGATGCAGAATGTTAGTTTTCAGCTCACTTCAGCTTTCTCACTTTATCGCAGTATATCTAATAGATATTATCTTTGAAGTTTCCCACTGAAAGTTTTAATAGGTGTAATTATAAACATTATTTGATTAGGCAAAGCAACCACTTGTTTGGCAACTAATACcattcttgttttattttcggttAAGTGCGCTgtagatttaaaaaaatataatcgTGACTTAAACTAAGGTAGTAAGTAATTTATCTAAGAATGTTTGGTTGTCAATGTTTGTATCAAATATCCTGCGTAATAGCTTGCTGACCCCATTGTTAGctcatttatacatttttcccCGAATTTTTAATGACCCCCGAAGCTATTGACTCACCGGGTTAATTAATGTGCCATCATTTCATCATTTATCTTGCGCGGTGTTTCAGACAAACGTGGGTCCGATCTTGCTCTCCATCAATCCGTACCTGGACGTGGGCAACCCGCTGACCCTCACCTCCACGCGCGCCATGCCGCTGGCCCCGCAGCTGCAGAAGATCGTCCAGGAGGCAGTGCGTCAGCAGAGCGAGACGGGCTATCCGCAGGCCATCATCCTGTCGGGCACTTCGGGCGCCGGAAAGACGGCCAATGCGATGCTGATGCTCCGCCAGCTTTTTGCCATCGCAGGCGGCGGTCCGGAGACGGATGCCTTCAAGCACCTGGCAGCTGCATTCACAGTACTTAGATCACTGGGATCGGCCAAGACCACAACCAACTCGGAGTCGAGTCGCATTGGCCAGTTCATCGAGGTGCAGGTGACGGATGGGGCGCTCTATCGCACCAAGATCCACTGCTACTTCCTGGACCAGACGCGCGTCATTCGTCCGCTGCCCAAGGAGAAGAACTATCACATCTTCTATCAACTACTGGCTGGTCTCAGCCGCGAGGAGCGCCAGAAGCTCCACCTGGATGGCTACTCGCCGGCCAATCTGCGCTATCTGCGCGGAGACATCGGCCAGAACGAGCAGGAGGATGCGGCGCGATTCCAGGCCTGGAAGACCTGCCTCGGCATCCTGGGCATTCCGTTCCTGGACGTCGTTCGTGTGCTGGCTGCCGTTTTGCTGCTGGGAAATGTGCAGTTTATTGATGGAGGGGTAAGTCTTAGTCCATAGTTATTTTACCCTTGAAGGAAATTATTGCAGAACCCTGGACAATTCTAAATCTAATTGTAAGCCAATTgtaaattatacatatttttaaatactcaGCTTTCAattttgtaagagaattttTGCTTTCGCGATTGTAAAACTGAAACCAAAGCGTCCACAGCTCCACctgtatttcatttcaatacTTCAACGCCATCTAGCGGCAATTTTAGGTTCTACCCAAGTTTGTGATTAGCCGCTTGGCATACTGATGCTTCATTGGTGTGGTGGTCAGAGTGCTGGCTTTCGAATCCGTACGCGCGAGTTCGAATCGCACTCTGGCATTCATATTTATAGAATGCAAAATTTCTTGCGCTGATGCCATATTCCATTCGTCACAATAATGGAGGTAATTTACGACTGAAAAAGCCGTGATTGACAACACATTCTGAgcgagaaatattttgaatattattttatgatcTGATTACCAAGTTATTTAGCAAGTAGGATTATAATATCCAATTATGGTTTACATTACAGGGTCTCGAGGTGGACGTGAAGGGCGAAACGGAGCTGAACTCGGTGGCCAGTCTACTTGGCGTTCCGCCGGCGGCACTCTTTCGTGGACTGACCACCCGCACCCACAACGTTCGTGGCCAGCTGGTGAAGTCCGTGTGCGGCGATGGCGATGCCAACATGACGCGCGATTGCCTGGCAAAGGCGCTGTACTGCCGCACGGTGGCCACCATTGTGCGTCGGGCCAATAGCCTGAAGCGCCTGGGATCCACGCTGGGCACCCTCAGCTCGGACTCCAACGAATCGGTGCACAACCAGGCGGATGTCGCCTCCCAACACGCCTCCACCATTGGCGGCGGCAATGCCGGCTCCAAGTCGATGGCGGCCCTCAATAATGCGGTGCGCCATGCCACTTCCGATGGCTTCATTGGTATACTGGACATGTTCGGCTTCGAGGAGCCTTCGCCGCATGCCCATCTGGAGCACTTGTGCATCAACCTGTGCGCCGAGACCATGCAGCACTTCTACAACACGCACATCTTCAAGTCCTCGGTGGAATCCTGTCGCGACGAGGGCATCGTCTGCGACACCGAGGTGGACTACGTGGACAATGTGCCCTGCATTGACCTGATATCCTCGCTGCGAACTGGTTTGCTCAGCATGCTGGACGCGGAGTGTTCGGTGAGGGGCACTGCCGAGAGTTATGTGACCAAGTTGAAGGTGCAGCACCGCAGCTCCAGCCGCTTGGAGACGAAACCCACCGCCGAGCCACACGATCCACGCATGTTTCTCATCCGCCACTTTGCCGGCCGGGTGGAGTACGATACCACGGACTTCCTGGACACCAATCGCGATGTGGTGCCCGACGACTTGGTGGGTGTCTTCTACAAGCACACCTGCAACTTTGGCTTCGCCACCCATCTCTTTGGCTCCGAGCTAAAAGCTCTGTATGCCCAGCAGCAGGCTCCGCGGGGTCTTAGCTTCCGTATTTCGCCCACATCGCACTCGGATCTGCTGAACGGCGACGAGCCGGTCTCCACGCTGACCCAAGACTTCCACACCCGGCTGGACAATCTGCTGCGCACCCTGGTGCACGCCAGGCCGCACTTTGTGCGCTGCATCCGGAGCAATGGCACCGAGGCGGCCGGCAGCTTCGATAGGGCGACGGTGGTGCGCCAGATTCGATCGTTGCAGGTCCTGGAGACGGTCAACCTGATGGCCAGTGGATTTCCGCATCGCATGCGCTTCAAGCAGTTCAACGCCCGCTACCGGATGCTGGCCCCCTTCCGGCTG
Proteins encoded:
- the LOC120455921 gene encoding unconventional myosin-IXa isoform X2, whose protein sequence is MATLGLSKVFILDKYFTELQKFWETEKKLQDASSSNEAVHLQQRLKSLSTELVTLRNRLHVGHGPGQGQSQGNGAQPVPPGPNAGPKTNNFDLNASSPNLNLSSSGAGLSATAVQQHANGHHTTSKNHSFSHTLPANSGSGGGAGGGAVVSARNTSIPHPLPHQLAEKPSLPHQQSGSGHGQSAGTLPHMSGMGSILGQGSHSHAPVNNNSNGNSNNSNTLPMRSSNSGHLGSNGGGVGHHLSHAHSQQLPFIPQSKHTNPCQSVKTLPFGFGYSEGQQKVQQQKQPPQANSSPKDMQDLIHLSGPLTEHAVMRTLQARFNEQRYFTNVGPILLSINPYLDVGNPLTLTSTRAMPLAPQLQKIVQEAVRQQSETGYPQAIILSGTSGAGKTANAMLMLRQLFAIAGGGPETDAFKHLAAAFTVLRSLGSAKTTTNSESSRIGQFIEVQVTDGALYRTKIHCYFLDQTRVIRPLPKEKNYHIFYQLLAGLSREERQKLHLDGYSPANLRYLRGDIGQNEQEDAARFQAWKTCLGILGIPFLDVVRVLAAVLLLGNVQFIDGGGLEVDVKGETELNSVASLLGVPPAALFRGLTTRTHNVRGQLVKSVCGDGDANMTRDCLAKALYCRTVATIVRRANSLKRLGSTLGTLSSDSNESVHNQADVASQHASTIGGGNAGSKSMAALNNAVRHATSDGFIGILDMFGFEEPSPHAHLEHLCINLCAETMQHFYNTHIFKSSVESCRDEGIVCDTEVDYVDNVPCIDLISSLRTGLLSMLDAECSVRGTAESYVTKLKVQHRSSSRLETKPTAEPHDPRMFLIRHFAGRVEYDTTDFLDTNRDVVPDDLVGVFYKHTCNFGFATHLFGSELKALYAQQQAPRGLSFRISPTSHSDLLNGDEPVSTLTQDFHTRLDNLLRTLVHARPHFVRCIRSNGTEAAGSFDRATVVRQIRSLQVLETVNLMASGFPHRMRFKQFNARYRMLAPFRLLRRSEDKALEDCQLILQYALEQPPVLDGSVTLAWAPGKRHAFLSEGIRQHLEHLRTEIRHKSATLMQATWRGWWWRKKMGSGGMGKRSKHPGHQQTPLSNSKATPNSAAQSKAASSTMAALAAVAAAAPISVPRLSAKTTNLGIGGTVARPRPQPIAGTPPPDPQEKCDQKIIQQTCNLFGLDLERPPPVPPSRSYTITGNSKISYPQNRVMKMNFPEEGQSEAPQLKKGEAVTVVGASTVRGHLMVEHKGQSFHVPFQFMTLSK
- the LOC120455921 gene encoding unconventional myosin-Vc isoform X1, translating into MLLPDQTYADYDVGRPKLLTYHKSRSRGLKSKSKLQRSKSSDASSSSYERTADFFENIPDFLGDSLPTFLYSPPEQQDAQSKGGGGGVQLERDQLEDEDEEQDSESSSQSDNCEDDDVLRLCEDFLCRHRMRPDFFCQYHKAVSSTTASPKQTKTSTPLGQCKSVSPPGKVQVDKKDLKSNRTSAVVERFAKFSAIYTLPVPKRKKACNKTTGNITDASSSNEAVHLQQRLKSLSTELVTLRNRLHVGHGPGQGQSQGNGAQPVPPGPNAGPKTNNFDLNASSPNLNLSSSGAGLSATAVQQHANGHHTTSKNHSFSHTLPANSGSGGGAGGGAVVSARNTSIPHPLPHQLAEKPSLPHQQSGSGHGQSAGTLPHMSGMGSILGQGSHSHAPVNNNSNGNSNNSNTLPMRSSNSGHLGSNGGGVGHHLSHAHSQQLPFIPQSKHTNPCQSVKTLPFGFGYSEGQQKVQQQKQPPQANSSPKDMQDLIHLSGPLTEHAVMRTLQARFNEQRYFTNVGPILLSINPYLDVGNPLTLTSTRAMPLAPQLQKIVQEAVRQQSETGYPQAIILSGTSGAGKTANAMLMLRQLFAIAGGGPETDAFKHLAAAFTVLRSLGSAKTTTNSESSRIGQFIEVQVTDGALYRTKIHCYFLDQTRVIRPLPKEKNYHIFYQLLAGLSREERQKLHLDGYSPANLRYLRGDIGQNEQEDAARFQAWKTCLGILGIPFLDVVRVLAAVLLLGNVQFIDGGGLEVDVKGETELNSVASLLGVPPAALFRGLTTRTHNVRGQLVKSVCGDGDANMTRDCLAKALYCRTVATIVRRANSLKRLGSTLGTLSSDSNESVHNQADVASQHASTIGGGNAGSKSMAALNNAVRHATSDGFIGILDMFGFEEPSPHAHLEHLCINLCAETMQHFYNTHIFKSSVESCRDEGIVCDTEVDYVDNVPCIDLISSLRTGLLSMLDAECSVRGTAESYVTKLKVQHRSSSRLETKPTAEPHDPRMFLIRHFAGRVEYDTTDFLDTNRDVVPDDLVGVFYKHTCNFGFATHLFGSELKALYAQQQAPRGLSFRISPTSHSDLLNGDEPVSTLTQDFHTRLDNLLRTLVHARPHFVRCIRSNGTEAAGSFDRATVVRQIRSLQVLETVNLMASGFPHRMRFKQFNARYRMLAPFRLLRRSEDKALEDCQLILQYALEQPPVLDGSVTLAWAPGKRHAFLSEGIRQHLEHLRTEIRHKSATLMQATWRGWWWRKKMGSGGMGKRSKHPGHQQTPLSNSKATPNSAAQSKAASSTMAALAAVAAAAPISVPRLSAKTTNLGIGGTVARPRPQPIAGTPPPDPQEKCDQKIIQQTCNLFGLDLERPPPVPPSRSYTITGNSKISYPQNRVMKMNFPEEGQSEAPQLKKGEAVTVVGASTVRGHLMVEHKGQSFHVPFQFMTLSK